One window from the genome of Campylobacter concisus encodes:
- a CDS encoding MFS transporter, translated as YYIILVCVMISGIGAALFHPSAARIVNYASNAKNRAKSISIFSFGGNVGFAVGPILVAVFVGNFGLKGTLVFIIKSNRPSLRRNAWP; from the coding sequence ACTACTACATCATCTTGGTTTGCGTGATGATAAGCGGTATCGGCGCCGCGCTCTTTCACCCAAGTGCCGCAAGGATCGTAAACTACGCCTCAAACGCCAAAAATAGAGCCAAAAGCATAAGTATATTTTCTTTTGGAGGCAACGTGGGCTTTGCAGTTGGGCCCATTTTAGTCGCCGTTTTTGTGGGAAATTTTGGCCTAAAAGGGACGCTAGTCTTTATAATCAAATCAAATCGGCCTAGCCTCCGGCGTAATGCTTGGCCTTAG